ACCTTGCCCGCATTGCGGCTTTCTCCACCAGTGCGTGTGTGGGGACATTCCGCAGATAGAAAGCTCGCTGCGTTTCGTTTTGCTCCAGCACCCAAATGAACCCGCCCGTTTGAGCAACAGCGGCAAACTGTTGCACTGGTTTGGCCTTAAGGTCGAGCGCATGATTTGGCAGCGCCAAACGCCACCGCCACAGTGGCAGGCGCTGGTGGAAGATCCGGCCCTCTTCCCTGTGCTGCTCTACCCGCATCCACAAGCGCAAACCTTGCCTCAGGTGCAACAAAGCAGCGCGGCTCAGCAGCGTCAAAGCGTGTTTGTGATTTTGGATGGCACTTGGCAGGAGGCGAGAAAAATGCTCAATAAAAGCGAGTGGTTGGCACAACTGCCCTGTTTGAGCATCAGCAGCCGGGCGGAATCGGCTTACCAATTGCGCCGCAACCAGCAGCCGGGCAATTTGTGCACCATGGAGATCGCCGCCGAACTTTTAGCGCAAAGTGGCGAGCTGGCACAGGCGCAGCAGATGCAGCAGTTTTTGCAACACTATTTGCAGGTTTTCCACGCAGACCGAAGTGGTCACTCACTCAAGTGAGGAAAGCACAACAGCCAGGCCCGCCAGCCTTGCTGTTGGCTTTAAGCACTTAAAACAGCCGTTGCGGCTTACCTAAGAAATAGCCCTGCAAGTAATCCACCCCCATGTCCTGCACTATCTGGCAAACCTGCTGGTTGTGAACAAATTCCGCCACGGTTTTTGCATTCAACACTTGGCACAATCGCACCAATTGGTTAGCAATTTTGCGCTGCTTCTCATCTTGATCAATATTGCGGATCAAGCTGCCATCGAGCTTAATGATTTCCGGTTCCAACTTGATGATTTCATCAATATTGGAGTAACCAGAGCCAAAATCATCGACGATGATGCGCGCCCCCAAGCGGCGAAAGTGGCTACACACTTCGATCATCCGCCCGTAATCTTTAATTTGCTCCGACTCCAACACTTCCAGACCAATGCGGCTGGGATCGTTGAGTTGGTTGATCGAAGCTTCAAGCAGCAAGAGAGTTCTGTCGCTGAGCAAATCTTGCGGTGACAAGTTGATCGAAAACGCCTCCTGCTTATCTTGCATGTAGTCGAGAGTGCTTTGGATCATGTGTCGGCTTAAACGAGTGTAGAGATGGGTGCCCGTGATAATCGGCAGAAACTGCCCCGGCAACACAATACGCCCGTCGTTTTCCACAATGCGCACCAAACACTCTTTGGCTGAAGGCGTTTTGCCATCGGCGTGAAAAATCGGCTGCGCATAGGTAACGATGTTCTGCTGCAAGATGGCACGGCTGACACAACCCAGCCAGCCGAGCTGTTCGCGGCGTACCTCTTCGCTGACTTGCACTTCTTTAGCATCACAAATGTGGGTGTTGTTACGCACCCCAACCCGACGTGCTTCAATCGCTTTGAGCAAGAGTTCATCACCGCTGGCATTGGGGAAATCACGTCGGCTCGCCAAACCGCCACAGAGTGAAATGGAGAGATAGTCGACATGTTCAAGCCCGGATGGCTCAAAGTTGGTTTGTTCGATCAGATCGGCGAATCGGGTGAAGAGCTGTTTGATGGTTTCACCGCACAGCCCAGCGCGAAAGATAAACGCCCACTCTCCCACCCCAATGCTGTAGATACGCAGATTCGCCCCTTTGCCAAGGCGTTTGCGTAGCCGTGTGGTAAAGTGGACCGACAGCATCTGCAATAACTCATCACCGACTTGATAACCGTATTTCTCATTTATGTGGTTAAAATTAAGCAACTTAAGTGTCAGGAGATGCTCGTCCGCTTGAATATCATTGAGATACTCTTTAAGCGCAATACGATTGGGCAGGCCAGTACGGCTGTCGCGGCGATAGCTCTCTTGCAGACGCATCGCCTGACGCTCAAGCTGGTACTCCATATGCGCATTCATGTTGTCCAGATCAGCAATGGCACTGCGGATCAAACAGAACAGTGGTGAAATGCTGCTGATCTCATTGGAGGGCAAGTTAAAACGCGTCACTTCGTCGCTTTCGCGCAGCGCCAAATAGGTCAGGCTATGATGCAAAATCTCCAGCGAAGCGCCTTCACTGTATATCTCTCCCATGCAATAACTGCCATTGGTGGTGGCCAGTTCATTGAAGGCACTCACCTCTTCAGCACCGTCAATGAAATCAAGCCGCGAAGCGCAGTTGTAGATAAACACCGATTCGGGCTGATGCATCGCCAGTTCCATCACGCCATGCTTTAACTGCTCCAGCGTCAAAGAGGGGTGGTTATAGCAAAAGCGTACCTCATCGCCCACTTGCCAATCACGGTCAAAGGTCATGCTGCCATCGGCATGGATATCGCACACCGAACACACTTCTTTCTTGTTGTTCACTTCGCGATAAAGCGGAAAATTGATTAGCTGATTCAAAGAGATGTCGCGATTGTCTGCCAAATAGTGCTTGTACACATCATAGGCCGACCTGTTGCCCAGCGCGATTAATCGTCGCCCTTGCGCGGCCGTCACCTTGTGATACATCCCGACCGGGTTCCACTCCGAATAAGCGTGCGTCCATACTTTCAACGCGTCGCCATGAAGCGCGACCGCCACTGCCGCATTGTGGTACACCTTCTCTTGGTGCAGCACCCAGCAGCCATCTTCGGTTGTCTGAGCCAAACCGCCAGCCACCGGCGGGCAAGCTTCTTCACAGCGAAATGCGCTATAGATTGGATAGTCGACCCGCTGCACTTGCACGGCAAAACTGACCACCGCGCAACTGGCCGGGCTGAGATTGAGCGCATGACGAAAATCGTAGCTATCGAGATCGGGCGCACCGCTATAGGGCTGCACGGCGGAGGTAAGCTGCGTATACATAAACTGGCTAATGACGATCAAGCAGCCGTGATGAAGAATTTCGCCGGCGTGGATCATGTGGCGAGTGCTGTGTCCGATTATTTCAGCACGCGGCAACTTCATGCGAAGAGCGCGGGCATAAGCTTCGGTCACCGACGCTGACTGAGCGGAAAAAAGCTGAATCAAATAGGGGCTATCGACTTGCCAATCATAGCCTTGTATCTGTTCTTGTAACTGCTCGAGATCATCCGCCCAGAGAGAGAAAGTCTGCATACGCGAGTGAGTCCTGACGTTGTGGCTTAGTAAAGAAACTAAGATTATGTTCTATTTATGAGAAATCTAATCTACGTATCTTTATTAAGCTTTGCCAGCTTTGCGCGTTATCAGCTTGTTAAGATTGAGAGTGTGCTTGCAAAAGCGGCAGCAATTGACGCAATTCCCTAATCTCAAGATGGGGCAAGCTTCGCGCTTTCGCATTGCGGTACAAACTTCGATGGGTGGTGTTGATCCAACACGACATAAATCCGTGCTGATTGGCGGCCGCGACGTCTTTGAGCAGATGATCGCCCACATGCAGAATGTTAGCTGGGGAACATGGCAACATCGACTGCGCGAGCAGAAACAGATCCGCTGCGGGCTTCGCTGCGCCATCAGGCCCCGCTTGCAATACCGCCTTAAAATAAACATCAAGGCCAAGCACTTTGGTATCGACGTTGCCATTGGTGATCGCCACCAGCGGAAACTCACCAGCCAAGGCACTCAGTACCTGATGCGTTTGCGGCGGCACGGTTAAACGGCTGCGCCAACTAAGCGCGACCGCCACCCCATCTTTAGCAGCCTGTTGCGCTTCTTCTGGTGCGTAACCCAGTTGCAAGAACGCCGTTTGCAACTGTTTTTCTCGCCATAATGTCACATCGTGGCACACGGCTGGGTGCTTGCGGCTGACCGCCGCTTTGATCTCCTGCCATTGCTCGGTACGAAAACGCTGCGTTTGCGGGTGTTCGCGGTGCAACCAGCTCAACAGTTCCGCCTCCATGCGCAGCACCACTGGACGGTTATCGTACAAGGTGTCGTCCAAATCGAACGTCAGTGCTTTGATCGGTGCCAGTGAGCGATAGAATTTCATTCTTCTTCCTCTTTGCGTTGCGACGATTTTTTCCGCGCTCTGGGGTGAGCTTGGTCATACACATCCGCTAAGTGCTGAAAGTCCAAGTGGGTATAGATCTGCGTGGTGGAGATATTTTCGTGTCCCAGCAGCTCTTGTACCGCGCGCAAATTATTGCTCGATTCCAACATGTGCGTGGCAAAAGAGTGGCGCAGTTTATGCGGAGTAATGTGGCTTGCCACCGCCTGCTTTTGTCCCCATTGTGCCATGCGCTTTTGCACACTGCGATGGGAAATGCGCGCGCCCAACTTAGAGACAAACAGCGCATTTTCACCCGGTGCGGCTAAGCCACTGCGAATTTTCAGCCACTTACCGACCCATTGCACCGCCATGCCCGCAAACGGCACTTTGCGCTCTTTGTCGCCTTTACCGATCACGCGAATTTCGCCGCTACGCAGATGCACATCTCGCACGTCGATGCTCACCAGCTCTGCCAAACGCAATCCCGCGCCATACATCAGTTCCATCATAGCG
This Vibrio navarrensis DNA region includes the following protein-coding sequences:
- the xerC gene encoding tyrosine recombinase XerC is translated as MTTTPSTPLPSSLQKPLDRFYEFLRSEKGLSLHTQRNYKQQLQTMAQHLADMNVKAWNDVDASWVRQLAGKGMREGMKASSLATRLSSLRSFFDFLILRGEIVANPAKGVSAPRKKRPLPKNLDVDEVNQLLEVDENDPLSIRDRAMMELMYGAGLRLAELVSIDVRDVHLRSGEIRVIGKGDKERKVPFAGMAVQWVGKWLKIRSGLAAPGENALFVSKLGARISHRSVQKRMAQWGQKQAVASHITPHKLRHSFATHMLESSNNLRAVQELLGHENISTTQIYTHLDFQHLADVYDQAHPRARKKSSQRKEEEE
- a CDS encoding tRNA-uridine aminocarboxypropyltransferase; this encodes MKAQPCPHCGFLHQCVCGDIPQIESSLRFVLLQHPNEPARLSNSGKLLHWFGLKVERMIWQRQTPPPQWQALVEDPALFPVLLYPHPQAQTLPQVQQSSAAQQRQSVFVILDGTWQEARKMLNKSEWLAQLPCLSISSRAESAYQLRRNQQPGNLCTMEIAAELLAQSGELAQAQQMQQFLQHYLQVFHADRSGHSLK
- the yigB gene encoding 5-amino-6-(5-phospho-D-ribitylamino)uracil phosphatase YigB, with the protein product MKFYRSLAPIKALTFDLDDTLYDNRPVVLRMEAELLSWLHREHPQTQRFRTEQWQEIKAAVSRKHPAVCHDVTLWREKQLQTAFLQLGYAPEEAQQAAKDGVAVALSWRSRLTVPPQTHQVLSALAGEFPLVAITNGNVDTKVLGLDVYFKAVLQAGPDGAAKPAADLFLLAQSMLPCSPANILHVGDHLLKDVAAANQHGFMSCWINTTHRSLYRNAKARSLPHLEIRELRQLLPLLQAHSQS
- a CDS encoding bifunctional diguanylate cyclase/phosphodiesterase, which codes for MQTFSLWADDLEQLQEQIQGYDWQVDSPYLIQLFSAQSASVTEAYARALRMKLPRAEIIGHSTRHMIHAGEILHHGCLIVISQFMYTQLTSAVQPYSGAPDLDSYDFRHALNLSPASCAVVSFAVQVQRVDYPIYSAFRCEEACPPVAGGLAQTTEDGCWVLHQEKVYHNAAVAVALHGDALKVWTHAYSEWNPVGMYHKVTAAQGRRLIALGNRSAYDVYKHYLADNRDISLNQLINFPLYREVNNKKEVCSVCDIHADGSMTFDRDWQVGDEVRFCYNHPSLTLEQLKHGVMELAMHQPESVFIYNCASRLDFIDGAEEVSAFNELATTNGSYCMGEIYSEGASLEILHHSLTYLALRESDEVTRFNLPSNEISSISPLFCLIRSAIADLDNMNAHMEYQLERQAMRLQESYRRDSRTGLPNRIALKEYLNDIQADEHLLTLKLLNFNHINEKYGYQVGDELLQMLSVHFTTRLRKRLGKGANLRIYSIGVGEWAFIFRAGLCGETIKQLFTRFADLIEQTNFEPSGLEHVDYLSISLCGGLASRRDFPNASGDELLLKAIEARRVGVRNNTHICDAKEVQVSEEVRREQLGWLGCVSRAILQQNIVTYAQPIFHADGKTPSAKECLVRIVENDGRIVLPGQFLPIITGTHLYTRLSRHMIQSTLDYMQDKQEAFSINLSPQDLLSDRTLLLLEASINQLNDPSRIGLEVLESEQIKDYGRMIEVCSHFRRLGARIIVDDFGSGYSNIDEIIKLEPEIIKLDGSLIRNIDQDEKQRKIANQLVRLCQVLNAKTVAEFVHNQQVCQIVQDMGVDYLQGYFLGKPQRLF